A window of Bacteroidota bacterium genomic DNA:
GTGCGGAACCCGCCGGGTGTGGAGCGGCAGGCTTCACCTGCGCGAGTCCATCGCTACTTAAACAGACGACGAACAGAACTGCAAAGGCGATGCGAGTCTTCATAGACCATCTATCTTGTGTTACGCTTCGACCAAATCCGCCGGCCGCTCGGCCTTGACGCGCTCCCAATGGAAGCACGCCGCAAAGTGTCCCTTCTCGTGCTCGATCAGGGCCGGTTCTGACTTGTAGCACTCTTCTGTCGCATACGGACAGCGCGTGTTGAAATGGCAGCCGATTGGGAAATTCGTAGGAGCAGGCACTGTGCCTTCGATTGTCATCAGCCGCTCCGTCTCGATATGAAGCTTCGGGATCGACCCAAGTAAGCCGACGGTATATGGATGAAGTGGGTTGTGAAAGATCTCATCGACATTGGAATATTCCACGATGTGCGCGGCATACATCACGGCCACATTATCCGCGGTCTCGGCAATGACACCAAGATCGTGTGTAATCAAGACGACGCCCATTCCAAGCTCTTCCTGCAAGCGATTGATCAAATCGAGGATTTGCGCTTGGACGGTCACGTCAAGCGCCGTTGTCGGTTCATCCGCAATCAGGATATCGGGTTTGCAGGAAAGCGCGATCGCAATCATCACGCGCTGACGGAGTCCACCCGAAAGTTGATGAGGATACTC
This region includes:
- a CDS encoding ABC transporter ATP-binding protein, which translates into the protein MALLEVKNLKTYFFTDDGVSKAVDDVSYTVDRRQTLGVVGESGCGKSVTALSIMRLIPDPPGKIVGGQVMFDGQDLLKLSDEEMRKIRGNKIGMIFQEPMTSLNPVFTIGNQIEESILLHQKVTKAEAKERTIEMLRLVGIPAPEQRYSEYPHQLSGGLRQRVMIAIALSCKPDILIADEPTTALDVTVQAQILDLINRLQEELGMGVVLITHDLGVIAETADNVAVMYAAHIVEYSNVDEIFHNPLHPYTVGLLGSIPKLHIETERLMTIEGTVPAPTNFPIGCHFNTRCPYATEECYKSEPALIEHEKGHFAACFHWERVKAERPADLVEA